CCTTGCCCGTCCGTCATCCGCCGGATGGACACCTCTCCGGCCGGGGTTCCCGCAGCGAGCCAGGCGCCGTCCGGGGAGATGGCCAGCGACCGCAACGAGACCGGTTCGCCGACCTCCCATGCCACCTCACCCGTCTCCAGTTCCCACACCAGGGTGCGGTTCGAAGCTTCCCGATCCAACGGGTGATATTTCGCCACCAGGTGCCGTCCGTCGGGCGCAAACAACGTCAGCAGGCACGGCCATCCCGGTCCGGGCAATCGCAACAATTCACGGTCCTCGCCGAGTGTCCGGACTGTCAGGGTGCCGTCTGGCCCCCCGATCGCCACCCGGTCCAGTCCCGGCTCCAAGGTATGCTCGGCCAGTCCCGGTCCGTCGCCCGTCCACTGGCGGATCGGACGCAGATCGATGAGTCCGAGGCAGCGCACCGCCTCGCTCAGCACGTCCGGCCCGATCCGGATCGCCCCGGCCTTCCCCAGCGCCTCGAGGGCCGCCAGGCGCTGTCCAGGCAGCCGGCTCAGCCGCAACGCCCGCGCCTGGTGCAGCAGCGATTCCCGCAATTGTTCCCGTGTCCGCGCTTCCGACCTCTCCGCCTCGCGCTTCTGCATGGACGCCCACACGTATGCCCCGGACGCCAGCAGCGCCACGGCCAGGAGTACGACCGCCACCCGATAGAACCGCGCCAGTCGAACCTCCAGTTGGTGGGTCCGGCGCACTGACTTCCCCGCCTGCAACAGCAGCAGCTCGGCATGGAGCTGGCCTGCGGATCGGTACCGTTCCTTCGGGTCACGCCGGCACGCTTTCAGCACGATCGCGTTGATCTCCAGCAGTCGTTCCGCTTCTCCGACGGGGGGCCAGCCGGGCGGCAATTCGGGAAAATCCCGCCGGTCCATCCCTGTCGCCGCCTCGTAGAACACCTTCCCCAGCCCGTACACGTCCGCCTGTGCCGACCCTGGTCCTTCCGGCGGCAGGTACCCCTCCGTTCCCACCACCGAGCACGTTGCATCTGCAAGCGTTACGAGGCCGATGTCGGCGAACTTCGGCACTCCGCCCACGAAGACGATGTTCGAAGGCTTGATGTCCCGGTGCACCAGCCCGTGCCCATGCAGGTACTCCAGGCCCGAAGTCAGGGCCAGAGCCAGCCTCAGCCACTCGTCGTACCCTAACCGGCCCCGTCGCAGCAGATCCTCCTTCAACGTCCGAGGCACATACGCCTCGATGTCCGGCATCCCGGCCCCGGCATCCCGTTCCGCCTCGACGGCCCCGGCGTCGTCCGCCAGCTCCATGACGTAGTAGAAGTATCCATCCTCGTCGTTCCGACCCGCCTGCAGGATTGCCACATGCCCGGGATGGGTGCGTGAAATCGGTTCCACCCGCCGGATTCCCTCGAATTCCCTCCGGTACGGACGTTCGGAATCGAACGATGCCCGATGCACCACCTTCACCGCCCGCCATCCGCCCAGCACGTTGCAGGCGAGCCACACCTCGCCGTAACTCCCTTTGCCGACACAACGTGCCAGTGTGTGATCCGGGATCCGCGGCGTCCGGTGTTCTGCCGCCGTCATCGGCGCCGGAGTCCAGTGACGCGGCCACGCCCGGTTTTTCGTCGCGCCGCCACGACCTGCTGCACCGTCATCCGCCATGTTCGTCCCATCGTATCCTGCTCCCGGAGCCCCTGTCACGGCCCCGACTCTGCTTCTCGTTCGGGCCGAAGGCAGCGGTCGGATGGGAGGCGCGTGCTTCGGGTCACGGCGGTCCGGCAAGGCCACCCAAAGTCTGGATGAGCATCGGAGCTGCCGAATCACCCCACGGCATCCACTCGCAGATCCCGCAACACGGTGAGTCCCGGGATCGGGGCGCCCCGAATGATCCGTGCGCCGCTCTTGCGCCGCTTGCCGAACTTGTCCCGGTGCCGTTCCCACATCTGGTCCACGAACTCCTTCGATCCCAGGAACACCCCGTCGGTCATGTGCCGGATCCTTAACCGCAGGATCTGCCCCAGCGGCAACTCCCCGCCCCGCGCCAGCTCCGCCCGGATCGCCTCCGGATCCAGCACCCGCTTGTCACTTCGTCCTGACGTCCCGCCAATCACGTAAAGCGCCAGGCGATATTCTGCTGACGCCGCGCTCCAGTCGGTTGCCCCCAGAAAT
The Verrucomicrobiia bacterium DNA segment above includes these coding regions:
- a CDS encoding protein kinase; translated protein: MTAAEHRTPRIPDHTLARCVGKGSYGEVWLACNVLGGWRAVKVVHRASFDSERPYRREFEGIRRVEPISRTHPGHVAILQAGRNDEDGYFYYVMELADDAGAVEAERDAGAGMPDIEAYVPRTLKEDLLRRGRLGYDEWLRLALALTSGLEYLHGHGLVHRDIKPSNIVFVGGVPKFADIGLVTLADATCSVVGTEGYLPPEGPGSAQADVYGLGKVFYEAATGMDRRDFPELPPGWPPVGEAERLLEINAIVLKACRRDPKERYRSAGQLHAELLLLQAGKSVRRTHQLEVRLARFYRVAVVLLAVALLASGAYVWASMQKREAERSEARTREQLRESLLHQARALRLSRLPGQRLAALEALGKAGAIRIGPDVLSEAVRCLGLIDLRPIRQWTGDGPGLAEHTLEPGLDRVAIGGPDGTLTVRTLGEDRELLRLPGPGWPCLLTLFAPDGRHLVAKYHPLDREASNRTLVWELETGEVAWEVGEPVSLRSLAISPDGAWLAAGTPAGEVSIRRMTDGQGVQTFPAGEGLYALSFSPDGTRLAVASLGGEVGIRWAVDGSLLRVLEHGAAARGIAWHPDGARLAVPCDDWLVHFWDVETGRRAAVFAGHKAQVVTATFSQDGTLLATIGWDKAAGLWDVERAQALLMYPVSGGTRFVGFSPDARRLARFGDGRRAELLEVAHPSPVYRGLGIRDARIVSATVTGDGRYLAYATGRGVAIREVAAEGGAWTGLVSGAASAVRTGEGGRLLMAGEDGAGWVRLPGPGTEWGPAAGVETQRVWSEPVTGRIAPLGTDAAGRRMVVRADASTAVILEEGRDAGVAIRLVHDGLGSVALSGSGRWAATGGTFEGRTRVWDAVTGALLREWPGPGATVVAFQPGTERLLAIDGRGCRVFERESWELVHWIEALEEEAGGVGALPVEPPVAAVGEGSLVAVQWRVDEVQLIHPGRGEVLMRLEALGQVPLCWGPGDSRLYVRGQYAEVQVWDLDLVRRELASHGLYW